The Seriola aureovittata isolate HTS-2021-v1 ecotype China chromosome 2, ASM2101889v1, whole genome shotgun sequence genome has a segment encoding these proteins:
- the LOC130179554 gene encoding SPRY domain-containing protein 3-like codes for MDDINLHYRFLNWRRRIREIREVRAVRYKERLKRMLREGDILRYHGNSDEVGCFVAARPLSRRNRYFEVTIVDTGVRGMIAVGLVPQLYKLDHQPGWLPHSVAFHADDGKLYNGNTVGQQFGPKCCRGDRIGCGISLDSDDGQLTVFFTKNGKEVGNVEIPASPEALYPAVGMHSLGEEVLLDLNAEWGMEDDDGQMIVDSHEEDWGRLHDVKVIGTLLEYMGKGKSIVDVGLAQARRPLNTRFHYYELEITDAGEKCYIALGLARRDYPKNRHPGWSRGSIAYHADDGKLFQGSGVGDAFGPRCFEGDIMGCGIMFPRDFNPDGGDDVDDWDLDVFPKPSEVQNDLYANNEDEEEDEAEDLEGKKVMVFFTRNGKVVGRREVALPVGGFYPTIGMMSTGEKVRVDLHPLSG; via the exons ATGGACGACATAAACCTTCATTATCGCTTTCTCAACTGGAGGAGGCGAATCCGAGAAATTCGTGAGGTGCGAGCAGTGCGATACAAGGAGCGGCTCAAAAGGAtgctgagagagggagacatacTTAG GTATCATGGGAATTCAGATGAAGTTGGCTGTTTTGTTGCAGCCAGACCGTTGTCGAGAAGAAATCGCTATTTTGAA GTGACCATCGTCGATACAGGAGTGAGGGGGATGATCGCTGTTGGTTTGGTGCCACAGCTCTACAAACTGGACCATCAGCCGGGCTGGCTCCCACACTCTGTGGCTTTTCATGCTGATGATGGCAA GCTGTATAATGGCAACACTGTGGGACAGCAGTTTGGTCCAAAATGCTGCCGAGGCGACAGAATCGGCTGCGGAATCTCCCTGGACTCTGACGATGGACAGCTGACAGTGTTTTTTACCAAGAATGGTAAAGAA GTTGGCAACGTGGAAATCCCAGCATCTCCTGAAGCTCTCTACCCCGCTGTGGGAATGCACTCTTTGGGGGAGGAAGTTCTGCTGGACCTGAACGCTGAGTGGGGGATggaagatgatgatggacaGATGATTGTGGACAGTCATGAAGAGGACTGGGGCCGTCTCCATGACGTCAAGGTGATTGGCACG cTGCTGGAGTACATGGGGAAAGGGAAGAGCATCGTGGACGTGGGCCTGGCTCAGGCCCGTCGGCCTCTCAACACACGCTTCCACTACTATGAACTGGAGATCACAGATGCTGGAGAAAAGTGTTACATCGCCCTGGGGCTGGCACGCAGG GACTACCCTAAAAACAGACATCCAGGTTGGAGCAGAGGGTCCATAGCTTATCACGCAG ATGATGGGAAGTTGTTTCAGGGCAGCGGGGTCGGGGATGCGTTTGGACCACGCTGCTTTGAAGGAGACATTATGGGCTGTGGGATCATGTTTCCACGTGACTTCAACCCTGATGGTGGAG ATGACGTAGATGACTGGGACCTTGACGTGTTTCCCAAGCCCAGCGAGGTTCAGAATGACTTGTATGCAAAcaatgaagatgaggaggaggatgaggcaGAAGACTTAGAGGGGAAGAAGGTCATG GTGTTCTTCACTCGCAATGGAAAGGTGGTGGGCCGGAGAGAAGTGGCCTTACCGGTAGGAGGCTTCTACCCCACTATTGGCATGATGAGTACTGGGGAGAAGGTCAGGGTGGACCTGCACCCCCTCAGCGGCTGA
- the LOC130179519 gene encoding LIM domain and actin-binding protein 1-like isoform X3, with product MKKYKSFESATPSLRSGNLSALKKRWEQSENLDRNKPSSSVPPSSQTSSRCRPPALARPPSISETPPPLKSPVLLTAQRGQPTASRVQQPSAAPEASKAEEQRGMDRDEVTHSERPEKLEEQVPTSPCASYEKPRVPLNNLKMKFERGEDNMGKGSRTTLRSTSSDDMDQRSGLSPSDRVLESTSLREKMAKYQAAVSKQGTTRSGVAPEVAAPKTSATVPQKHVPAPECNGENGEPSKASRKFCPPVRETCVACLKTVYPLERLVAHQQVYHKSCFRCVHCSTRLSLGNYASLHGNVYCKPHFSQLFKAKGNYDEGFGHRPHKELWEPRVDGEEGEEVVKPKEPEEPVEPVAVTRPAESISDTQPTQAVETSPQVKVTDMTALLETRVQTDASSGEKHQPTERPAETRKLRIAWPPPAGESQSGTAALSPVTDGGTSNRPWRAKWPPEEEVASSFQSSERVELKSLRRSSSLRERSRPFTVAAKPTPAASLAPREPRRPLKSLLEWRASFEEKNPSEKSPKENKAEQQQVKQQEKKEQKVPQSEDPASASETISEEVVETLHKRQEERDEQVQKENLSAAAAKTAVEEGSLRSISPDISPSPSPPLQPKENRASQDVGFWEDDKEGSDAEELSAEDIIKRNRYYDEEDSDS from the exons ATGAAGAAATACAAG TCTTTTGAGAGTGCGACGCCCTCCCTGCGGTCAGGCAACCTGAGTGCTCTTAAGAAGCGCTGGGAGCAATCGGAGAACCTTGACCGCAACAAACCATCGTCCTCCGTCCCACCTTCAAGCCAAACTAGCTCTCGCTGTAGGCCCCCTGCCCTCGCCAGGCCTCCTTCTATCAGTGAAACCCCCCCTCCATTAAAGAGCCCTGTCCTGCTGACAGCTCAGCGAGGTCAACCTACAGCCAGTCGTGTCCAGCAGCCCTCAGCAGCTCCTGAAGCATCCAAAGCTGAAGAACAGAGAGGGATGGACAGGGATGAGGTGACACACAGTGAAAGACCTGAAAAGCTTGAAGAGCAAGTTCCAACCAGCCCCTGTGCCTCATATGAAAAACCCAGAGTGCCACTGAACAACCTGAAGATGAAGTTTGAGAGGGGAGAGGACAACATGGGAAAG GGCAGCAGGACAACACTACGCAGTACTTCATCAGACGACATGGACCAACGCAGTG GTCTGTCTCCATCTGACAGAGTGCTGGAGTCGACGTCCCTGAGGGAGAAGATGGCGAAATACCAGGCTGCTGTTTCTAAACAAGGCACCACACGATCT GGTGTGGCCCCAGAGGTGGCTGCTCCAAAAACATCTGCAACTGTTCCTCAGAAACACGTTCCTGCACCTGAGTGCAATG gTGAGAACGGCGAGCCATCCAAAGCATCCAGG AAGTTCTGCCCACCCGTGAGGGAGACGTGCGTCGCTTGTTTAAAGACAGTGTATCCTCTGGAGAGACTGGTGGCTCATCAGCAAGTCTACCACAAGAGCTGCTTCCGCTGTGTTCACTGCAGCACAAGGCTCAG TCTTGGGAACTACGCCTCTCTGCATGGTAATGTTTACTGCAAGCCCCATTTCAGTCAGCTGTTTAAAGCCAAAGGCAACTATGACGAGGGCTTTGGCCATCGCCCTCACAAGGAGCTGTGGGAACCTCGAGTCGATGGAGAAGAAGGTGAAGAAGTGGTGAAGCCAAAAGAACCAGAGGAACCAGTGGAACCGGTGGCAGTTACGCGTCCAGCTGAGAGCATCTCCGACACGCAGCCGACCCAAGCTGTGGAAACATCCCCACAGGTAAAAGTTACAGACATGACCGCCTTACTGGAGACACGCGTGCAGACAGATGCCAGCTCCGGTGAGAAACATCAGCCTACAGAGAGGCCAGCCGAGACACGCAAGCTGAGGATCGCTTGGCCTCCTCCGGCTGGTGAGAGCCAATCTGGGACAGCAGCACTTAGTCCAGTCACAGATGGAGGGACCTCAAACCGACCCTGGAGAGCCAAGTGGCCCCCAGAGGAAGAGGTAGCATCATCCTTCCAGAGCTCGGAGCGGGTTGAGCTGAAGAGCCTGAGGAGGAGCTCTTCCCTAAGAGAGCGCAGTCGGCCTTTTACAGTCGCAGCTAAACCCACACCTGCAGCCAGTCTGGCACCCAGGGAGCCTCGTCGCCCTCTCAAGTCCCTACTGGAATGGAGAGCATCATTTGAGGAAAAAAACCCATCTGAAAAATCAcccaaagaaaataaagcagagcagcagcaggtgaaacagcaggagaagaaagagcagAAGGTGCCTCAAAGTGAAGACCCAGCAAGTGCAAGCGAGACCATCTCAGAGGAGGTCGTGGAGACTCTGCACAAGCGGCAGGAAGAAAGAGACGAGCAAGTACAGAAAGAAAACCTCTCGGCGGCAGCAGCAAAGACGGCTGTGGAAGAGGGCTCTCTGAGAAGCATCTCTCCAGATATCTCACCGTCCCCCTCTCCACCTCTGCAGCCAAAAGAGAACCGCGCCTCCCAGGATGTTGGCTTCTGGGAGGACGACAAAGAAGGAAGTGATGCTGAGGAGCTGAGTGCAGAGGATATAATCAAGAGGAACCGCTACTATGACGAAGAGGACTCCGACTCATAG
- the LOC130179519 gene encoding LIM domain and actin-binding protein 1-like isoform X1, translating into MYHFLLWFPGYSDSLIHFPGVKGAGLTLTSRFCLAANIWESSTSHCLSTLTCREGPTKGLSLSLLSSCGRSIAFTESFESATPSLRSGNLSALKKRWEQSENLDRNKPSSSVPPSSQTSSRCRPPALARPPSISETPPPLKSPVLLTAQRGQPTASRVQQPSAAPEASKAEEQRGMDRDEVTHSERPEKLEEQVPTSPCASYEKPRVPLNNLKMKFERGEDNMGKGSRTTLRSTSSDDMDQRSGLSPSDRVLESTSLREKMAKYQAAVSKQGTTRSGVAPEVAAPKTSATVPQKHVPAPECNGENGEPSKASRKFCPPVRETCVACLKTVYPLERLVAHQQVYHKSCFRCVHCSTRLSLGNYASLHGNVYCKPHFSQLFKAKGNYDEGFGHRPHKELWEPRVDGEEGEEVVKPKEPEEPVEPVAVTRPAESISDTQPTQAVETSPQVKVTDMTALLETRVQTDASSGEKHQPTERPAETRKLRIAWPPPAGESQSGTAALSPVTDGGTSNRPWRAKWPPEEEVASSFQSSERVELKSLRRSSSLRERSRPFTVAAKPTPAASLAPREPRRPLKSLLEWRASFEEKNPSEKSPKENKAEQQQVKQQEKKEQKVPQSEDPASASETISEEVVETLHKRQEERDEQVQKENLSAAAAKTAVEEGSLRSISPDISPSPSPPLQPKENRASQDVGFWEDDKEGSDAEELSAEDIIKRNRYYDEEDSDS; encoded by the exons ATGTATCATTtcctgctctggtttcctgggTATTCTGACTCTCTCATTCACTTTCCTGGTGTTAAAGGGGCTGGGCTAACTCTTACAAGCAGATTTTGTCTAGCTGCTAACATCTGGGAGAGCTCTACCTCTCACTGTCTCAGCACACTGACCTGTAGAGAAGGACCAACCAAAGGACTCTCACTTTCCTTGCTGTCTAGTTGTGGCCGCTCCATCGCATTCACAgag TCTTTTGAGAGTGCGACGCCCTCCCTGCGGTCAGGCAACCTGAGTGCTCTTAAGAAGCGCTGGGAGCAATCGGAGAACCTTGACCGCAACAAACCATCGTCCTCCGTCCCACCTTCAAGCCAAACTAGCTCTCGCTGTAGGCCCCCTGCCCTCGCCAGGCCTCCTTCTATCAGTGAAACCCCCCCTCCATTAAAGAGCCCTGTCCTGCTGACAGCTCAGCGAGGTCAACCTACAGCCAGTCGTGTCCAGCAGCCCTCAGCAGCTCCTGAAGCATCCAAAGCTGAAGAACAGAGAGGGATGGACAGGGATGAGGTGACACACAGTGAAAGACCTGAAAAGCTTGAAGAGCAAGTTCCAACCAGCCCCTGTGCCTCATATGAAAAACCCAGAGTGCCACTGAACAACCTGAAGATGAAGTTTGAGAGGGGAGAGGACAACATGGGAAAG GGCAGCAGGACAACACTACGCAGTACTTCATCAGACGACATGGACCAACGCAGTG GTCTGTCTCCATCTGACAGAGTGCTGGAGTCGACGTCCCTGAGGGAGAAGATGGCGAAATACCAGGCTGCTGTTTCTAAACAAGGCACCACACGATCT GGTGTGGCCCCAGAGGTGGCTGCTCCAAAAACATCTGCAACTGTTCCTCAGAAACACGTTCCTGCACCTGAGTGCAATG gTGAGAACGGCGAGCCATCCAAAGCATCCAGG AAGTTCTGCCCACCCGTGAGGGAGACGTGCGTCGCTTGTTTAAAGACAGTGTATCCTCTGGAGAGACTGGTGGCTCATCAGCAAGTCTACCACAAGAGCTGCTTCCGCTGTGTTCACTGCAGCACAAGGCTCAG TCTTGGGAACTACGCCTCTCTGCATGGTAATGTTTACTGCAAGCCCCATTTCAGTCAGCTGTTTAAAGCCAAAGGCAACTATGACGAGGGCTTTGGCCATCGCCCTCACAAGGAGCTGTGGGAACCTCGAGTCGATGGAGAAGAAGGTGAAGAAGTGGTGAAGCCAAAAGAACCAGAGGAACCAGTGGAACCGGTGGCAGTTACGCGTCCAGCTGAGAGCATCTCCGACACGCAGCCGACCCAAGCTGTGGAAACATCCCCACAGGTAAAAGTTACAGACATGACCGCCTTACTGGAGACACGCGTGCAGACAGATGCCAGCTCCGGTGAGAAACATCAGCCTACAGAGAGGCCAGCCGAGACACGCAAGCTGAGGATCGCTTGGCCTCCTCCGGCTGGTGAGAGCCAATCTGGGACAGCAGCACTTAGTCCAGTCACAGATGGAGGGACCTCAAACCGACCCTGGAGAGCCAAGTGGCCCCCAGAGGAAGAGGTAGCATCATCCTTCCAGAGCTCGGAGCGGGTTGAGCTGAAGAGCCTGAGGAGGAGCTCTTCCCTAAGAGAGCGCAGTCGGCCTTTTACAGTCGCAGCTAAACCCACACCTGCAGCCAGTCTGGCACCCAGGGAGCCTCGTCGCCCTCTCAAGTCCCTACTGGAATGGAGAGCATCATTTGAGGAAAAAAACCCATCTGAAAAATCAcccaaagaaaataaagcagagcagcagcaggtgaaacagcaggagaagaaagagcagAAGGTGCCTCAAAGTGAAGACCCAGCAAGTGCAAGCGAGACCATCTCAGAGGAGGTCGTGGAGACTCTGCACAAGCGGCAGGAAGAAAGAGACGAGCAAGTACAGAAAGAAAACCTCTCGGCGGCAGCAGCAAAGACGGCTGTGGAAGAGGGCTCTCTGAGAAGCATCTCTCCAGATATCTCACCGTCCCCCTCTCCACCTCTGCAGCCAAAAGAGAACCGCGCCTCCCAGGATGTTGGCTTCTGGGAGGACGACAAAGAAGGAAGTGATGCTGAGGAGCTGAGTGCAGAGGATATAATCAAGAGGAACCGCTACTATGACGAAGAGGACTCCGACTCATAG
- the LOC130183895 gene encoding insulin-like growth factor-binding protein 3 encodes MLLYLNILVLLLLQPALSSPVPLTTPSRGCPGCKAKTSQSQPSVDFNNTVLAVGEPCGVYTVSCAHGLRCAPPDDEPRPLRALLEGKGVCSNASSANPTEQTNTADPGPTEDPEEAPCRKLLTTLIQGLDAHLFKSNHDIYMPNCDKRGFFRKKQCWSSRGKQRGKCWCVDENGMPVSSNTKQKGSLSC; translated from the exons ATGCTTCTGTATTTAAACATCCTggtgctgctcctcctgcagccgGCTCTGTCAAGCCCAGTGCCGCTGACCACACCGTCCAGAGGATGTCCCGGCTGTAAAGCAAAGACCTCACAGAGTCAGCCGTCTGTAGATTTCAACAACACCGTTCTGGCTGTTGGAGAACCATGTGGGGTCTACACAGTGAGCTGTGCCCACGGTCTGCGTTGTGCACCTCCAGATGATGAGCCGAGGCCTCTCCGTGCCCTGCTGGAGGGCAAAGGAGTCTGCAGTAATGCCAGCAGCGCCAACCCGACTGAACAGACCAACACTGCAG ATCCAGGACCCACTGAGGATCCagaggag GCGCCATGTCGTAAGCTGCTAACAACACTCATCCAAGGTCTGGATGCCCATTTATTTAAGTCAAATCATGATATCTACATGCCCAACTGTGACAAGCGTGGTTTCTTCAGAAAGAAGCAG TGTTGGTCGTCACGAGGTAAGCAGCGTGGCAAGTGTTGGTGTGTGGACGAGAACGGCATGCCGGTCTCCTCAAACACCAAACAGAAAGGCAGCCTGAGTTGTTAA
- the LOC130179519 gene encoding LIM domain and actin-binding protein 1-like isoform X2 translates to MATGPFNRRSWATQSLRVTAKELSLVSVRGKNTAIAERFSKYQRAAEELSTEKKKGSFESATPSLRSGNLSALKKRWEQSENLDRNKPSSSVPPSSQTSSRCRPPALARPPSISETPPPLKSPVLLTAQRGQPTASRVQQPSAAPEASKAEEQRGMDRDEVTHSERPEKLEEQVPTSPCASYEKPRVPLNNLKMKFERGEDNMGKGSRTTLRSTSSDDMDQRSGLSPSDRVLESTSLREKMAKYQAAVSKQGTTRSGVAPEVAAPKTSATVPQKHVPAPECNGENGEPSKASRKFCPPVRETCVACLKTVYPLERLVAHQQVYHKSCFRCVHCSTRLSLGNYASLHGNVYCKPHFSQLFKAKGNYDEGFGHRPHKELWEPRVDGEEGEEVVKPKEPEEPVEPVAVTRPAESISDTQPTQAVETSPQVKVTDMTALLETRVQTDASSGEKHQPTERPAETRKLRIAWPPPAGESQSGTAALSPVTDGGTSNRPWRAKWPPEEEVASSFQSSERVELKSLRRSSSLRERSRPFTVAAKPTPAASLAPREPRRPLKSLLEWRASFEEKNPSEKSPKENKAEQQQVKQQEKKEQKVPQSEDPASASETISEEVVETLHKRQEERDEQVQKENLSAAAAKTAVEEGSLRSISPDISPSPSPPLQPKENRASQDVGFWEDDKEGSDAEELSAEDIIKRNRYYDEEDSDS, encoded by the exons ATGGCAACCGGTCCGTTCAATCGACGGTCCTGGGCGACACAGTCTTTGCGTGTCACTGCGAAGGAGCTGTCACTGGTCAGTGTCCGAGGGAAAAACACAGCCATTGCTGAACGCTTCTCCAA GTATCAGAGAGCTGCTGAGGAGTTAagtacagagaagaaaaaagga TCTTTTGAGAGTGCGACGCCCTCCCTGCGGTCAGGCAACCTGAGTGCTCTTAAGAAGCGCTGGGAGCAATCGGAGAACCTTGACCGCAACAAACCATCGTCCTCCGTCCCACCTTCAAGCCAAACTAGCTCTCGCTGTAGGCCCCCTGCCCTCGCCAGGCCTCCTTCTATCAGTGAAACCCCCCCTCCATTAAAGAGCCCTGTCCTGCTGACAGCTCAGCGAGGTCAACCTACAGCCAGTCGTGTCCAGCAGCCCTCAGCAGCTCCTGAAGCATCCAAAGCTGAAGAACAGAGAGGGATGGACAGGGATGAGGTGACACACAGTGAAAGACCTGAAAAGCTTGAAGAGCAAGTTCCAACCAGCCCCTGTGCCTCATATGAAAAACCCAGAGTGCCACTGAACAACCTGAAGATGAAGTTTGAGAGGGGAGAGGACAACATGGGAAAG GGCAGCAGGACAACACTACGCAGTACTTCATCAGACGACATGGACCAACGCAGTG GTCTGTCTCCATCTGACAGAGTGCTGGAGTCGACGTCCCTGAGGGAGAAGATGGCGAAATACCAGGCTGCTGTTTCTAAACAAGGCACCACACGATCT GGTGTGGCCCCAGAGGTGGCTGCTCCAAAAACATCTGCAACTGTTCCTCAGAAACACGTTCCTGCACCTGAGTGCAATG gTGAGAACGGCGAGCCATCCAAAGCATCCAGG AAGTTCTGCCCACCCGTGAGGGAGACGTGCGTCGCTTGTTTAAAGACAGTGTATCCTCTGGAGAGACTGGTGGCTCATCAGCAAGTCTACCACAAGAGCTGCTTCCGCTGTGTTCACTGCAGCACAAGGCTCAG TCTTGGGAACTACGCCTCTCTGCATGGTAATGTTTACTGCAAGCCCCATTTCAGTCAGCTGTTTAAAGCCAAAGGCAACTATGACGAGGGCTTTGGCCATCGCCCTCACAAGGAGCTGTGGGAACCTCGAGTCGATGGAGAAGAAGGTGAAGAAGTGGTGAAGCCAAAAGAACCAGAGGAACCAGTGGAACCGGTGGCAGTTACGCGTCCAGCTGAGAGCATCTCCGACACGCAGCCGACCCAAGCTGTGGAAACATCCCCACAGGTAAAAGTTACAGACATGACCGCCTTACTGGAGACACGCGTGCAGACAGATGCCAGCTCCGGTGAGAAACATCAGCCTACAGAGAGGCCAGCCGAGACACGCAAGCTGAGGATCGCTTGGCCTCCTCCGGCTGGTGAGAGCCAATCTGGGACAGCAGCACTTAGTCCAGTCACAGATGGAGGGACCTCAAACCGACCCTGGAGAGCCAAGTGGCCCCCAGAGGAAGAGGTAGCATCATCCTTCCAGAGCTCGGAGCGGGTTGAGCTGAAGAGCCTGAGGAGGAGCTCTTCCCTAAGAGAGCGCAGTCGGCCTTTTACAGTCGCAGCTAAACCCACACCTGCAGCCAGTCTGGCACCCAGGGAGCCTCGTCGCCCTCTCAAGTCCCTACTGGAATGGAGAGCATCATTTGAGGAAAAAAACCCATCTGAAAAATCAcccaaagaaaataaagcagagcagcagcaggtgaaacagcaggagaagaaagagcagAAGGTGCCTCAAAGTGAAGACCCAGCAAGTGCAAGCGAGACCATCTCAGAGGAGGTCGTGGAGACTCTGCACAAGCGGCAGGAAGAAAGAGACGAGCAAGTACAGAAAGAAAACCTCTCGGCGGCAGCAGCAAAGACGGCTGTGGAAGAGGGCTCTCTGAGAAGCATCTCTCCAGATATCTCACCGTCCCCCTCTCCACCTCTGCAGCCAAAAGAGAACCGCGCCTCCCAGGATGTTGGCTTCTGGGAGGACGACAAAGAAGGAAGTGATGCTGAGGAGCTGAGTGCAGAGGATATAATCAAGAGGAACCGCTACTATGACGAAGAGGACTCCGACTCATAG